The Pontibacter sp. SGAir0037 DNA segment GTTTTTAATAAAAAACAGAATAACTTTACAGAAAATCACTACGAGCTGGTACGGCGCCGAGATTATGAGGAGAGTTGGTACAGCACAGTCGCAAAATGGAGAGCAGGAGTAACAGACATTTAAGCGGTGGAAACCGCTACGGAGGTCGTCCGAGACAACCGAAGGAAGATAAAATTGAAATGATATTCGGGCTTCGGCCTATCATAGAAGCAATGCTGGCAGGCAAGGTGCTGGAGAAAATCTTTCTGCAGAAAGGTGCCCGCAACGCTAATATAGACGAGCTTACTGATCTGGCTAAAAAAGCGGATGTGCCGGTGGCTACTGTGCCTGTAGAAAAGCTGAACAACCTGACCCGAAAGAACCACCAGGGAGCAGTTGCTTTTATTTCTGCCATCACTTATTATCCTTTAGAAGAGATTGTAACGTCGCTGTTCGAGAAAGGAAAGAACCCTTTGCTGCTGATCCTGGATAGGATAACAGATGTGCGTAATTTTGGTTCTATAGCCCGAAATGCAGAATGTTTAGGCGTGGATGCCATAGTGATTCCGAGCAGAGGAGGCGCCCAGGTGAATGCTGATGCTATTAAAACATCGGCAGGTGCTTTACACCTGGTGCCGGTATGCCGCGAGCCGAACCTGAAGCAAACACTCGATTACCTCCGGGATTCCGGGATACAGCTGGTAGCCTGTACCGAGAAAACAGAGGAGCACCTGACCAACACCACAGTAGACATGGTAGGGCCAACTGCTATTATCATGGGTAGCGAAGAAGACGGCATCTCGCCAGAGTACTTGAAACGTGCAGATGCCAGATTGCGCATTCCGCTGGTAGGCCAAATAGGTTCGCTGAACGTGTCTGTCGCGACAGGCATTATATTGTACGAAGCAATGAGCCAGCGCCTGCGAGAAAATGGCTATGCTAACCTCAACAGATTTGAGCCATTGTAGTTTAAAATTACTTATCTATAAAAGCAGAGGCCTGTAGCATTCTTTTGCTACAGGCCTCTGCTTTTATGATCTTATTCGAGCCTTGCTTGCCTAAGTAAGCACAGAAAATTTTTGTATCTGGTGCCGATATAAGAGCCGGAATGGGCTGTTGTGCTTAAATATAGCCAGCTCCTTTTTTTGCTTTTGCATCGGACATAAATTCTTTTACTTTTTGCTCCTCAGACTTCTTGCAGATCATAAGCACATTGTCGTACTCGGCTACAATATAATCGTCTAAGCCCTGCACCACTACCAGGCGCTCTTTTGGCGTTTTGATGATGCAGTTTTTGGTGTCGTAAAGAATGGTGTCCCCGTCTATTACGTTGCCCTCTTCATTTTTCTCCCCGATTGTATAAAGAGAGTTCCAGGTGCCTAAGTCTGACCAGCCGATATCGCTAAGAACTACAAATACATTGTCTACCTTCTCCATAATACCATAGTCTATCGATACATTCCGGCATTGAGAGTAAGCGTTGGTGATAAAATTTTGCTCCTGCGGATTATTATAAGCGGCAGAGCTATCCTCAAAAATCTCAGAGATTTCGGGCAAGTGCTGTCTGAACGCACTGAGAATGCTTTTAACGTTCCAGATAAAGATACCCGAATTCCAAACGAAGTCTCCGCTGTCCAGGAACATCTTAGCCAGCTCCAGGTTAGGCTTTTCTGTAAAAGTCTTCACCTTTTTTATAGGGCTGGAGTCATCATCTATAAATTGAATGTAGCCATAGCCAGTGTCTGGCCGGCTTGGTGTGATGCCCAGTGTAATAAGCACATCGCTTTGCGAGGCAGCTTTAAGTCCTTCTGTAACTACTCTGGTAAAAGCCTCTTCTTTTAATACCACGTGGTCGGCGGGGCTTACCACCAGGTTTGCATTTGGGTTAAGCTGGGCGATTTTATAAGAAGCATAAGCTATACAAGGAGCCGTATTACGACCAACAGGCTCAAGCAATATCTGGTTATCGCTGAGTTGAGGCAGTTGCTCCTTTACCAGGCCTTCATAATCTTTGTTTGTAACCACAAATACATTTTCCACAGGACAAATGTCTCTGAAGCGTTTCATTGTCATTTGGAGCATGCTTTCGCCGATACCCAGCACATCGTGAAATTGCTTAGGGAAATTGGTACGGCTAAATGGCCAGAAGCGGCTTCCGATTCCGCCTGCCATTATGATTACATAAGTATTATTATCCATGGGAGCTATTATTAGATACTATACAAGTCCTTCTTTTAATAAATCGTGGAGGTGCACAAAGCCCTCGAATTTGCCTGATTTTGTTACTACTAATTGTGTAATGTTCTTTTCCTGCATAATTGCCATGGCTTCCGCAGCATACTGATCGGGTTCAATGGTAAGAGGTGAAACCGTCATAATATCAACAGCGCGGATACCGCCAATCGAATCATGATTGTTGAGCATACGACGAACGTCTCCATCGGTTATAATACCTATTAATTCTCCAGAGCCTTCTTTTACTACCGCTGTAGCTCCCAGACGTTTAGATGAAATTTCAATGATGGCCTCCTTTACAGATGCTGTCTCATTTACCCTTGGAGCCTCATTTTGTCCGTAAATATCCTCTACTTTCAAATATAGTCTTTTTCCTAATGATCCGCCAGGGTGCAGAACAGCAAAATCTGCAGAACTGAAACCACGGGCTTCCAGTAGTGCTACGGCCAAGGCATCGCCAAGCGCAAGTGCCGCAGTGGTGCTGGTTGTGGGGGCCAGGTTGTGAGGGCAAGCCTCGCGCTCTACAGAAGCATTAAGTAAAAAATCGGCACATCTGGCAAGATATGAGTCGGTGCTCGATACCATAGCTGCCAGTTTAGAACCTTTTCGTTTTAAAAGAGGTACTAAAACTTTTATCTCCGGGGTGTTGCCGCTTTTAGAGATGCAAATCACAAAATCTTCAGGCTGTATCATACCCAGATCGCCGTGTATGGCGTCGGCAGCATGCATAAAAAGGGCAGGAGTACCGGTTGAGTTAAGAGTGGCAACTATCTTAGATGCAATATTGGCACTTTTGCCAATACCCGTTACAACAACACGCCCTTTAATGGCAAGAATGGCTTTAACGCAATTTTCAAAGCTTTCATCGATTAAATCTGCCAGTCTGCCGACGGCTTCAGCTTCAGCCTCTAAGACTTTTTTTGCAGTTTTCGTTATATTATTAAGGAGATTCAAGTTAAATTTGTGTTAAGGTAATCGGGAAAGATGCCTCTCAGACAAGAATAATATTTTTTGCTATACATACATGTCACTTAAAGAGATCAATCTCAAGAACAAATTAAAGGAAGTTTTTGGGTATAATCAATTCAGAGGAAATCAGGAACTGATAATAAACAACATTATCAACGGGAAGAATACCTTTGTGATTATGCCTACCGGTGCGGGCAAGTCTTTGTGTTACCAATTGCCTGCTCTTTCGCTTCCTGGCACTGCTATTGTTATTTCACCTTTGATCGCCCTGATGAAAAACCAGGTGGATCAACTGAATGCATTTGGTGTAAATGCACACTTTCTGAACTCTACGCTTTCGAAAGCCGAAATTAATAAAGTGAAGAAGGAAACCTTGGCTGGTGAAGTAAAGCTTCTATATGTGGCGCCTGAATCGCTTACGAAAGAGGAAACAGTAGAATTTCTGCGCAACTCCAACATTTCTTTTGTAGCCATTGACGAGGCCCACTGTATTTCGGAATGGGGACATGATTTCCGCCCGGAGTACCGCCGCATCCGGGGCATTATCGATCAGATTGGCAATCTGCCTATTATTGCCCTGACAGCTACAGCTACGCCAAAGGTGCAGATCGATATTCAGCGCAACCTGCAGATGGATGAAGCTTCTGTGTTTAAATCTTCTTTTAACCGCACTAACCTGTACTATGAGGTGCGTCCGAAGCACAACACCAAGAAGCAACTGATACAGTATGTAAAGAAAAATAAAGGTAAAAGCGGTATTGTTTACTGCCTTAGCCGAAAAAAAGTAGAAGAGATTGCCGAACTGCTTCGTGTAAATGATGTGCGGGCTTTGCCTTACCACGCCGGATTGGACGCCAGTGTACGTATGGCTAACCAGGACGCTTTCCTGAACGAAGAAGCTGATGTAATTGTGGCTACTATTGCTTTTGGAATGGGGATTGATAAGCCAGATGTGCGCTTTGTGATTCACTACGATACACCAAAATCGATAGAAGGCTACTACCAGGAAACGGGCCGTGCCGGTCGTGACGGACTGGAAGGGAACTGTATCATGTTCTACAGTTATGATGATATTATCAAGCTGGAGAAGTTTAATAAAGATAAGCCGGTAACGGAGCGGGACAACTCTAAACTGTTGCTGCAGGAGATGGCCGCCTACGCCGATTCAGCAGTTTGCCGCCGCAAGCAGTTGCTGCACTACTTTGGTGAAGCTTACGAAAAAGACTGCGGCTTCTGTGATAACTGCCTTCACCCGAAAGAACGATTTGAAGGACAGGCAGAGGTGCAACTGGCGCTTAAAGCGGTGCAGCAAACAGGCGAGCGCTTTGGAATTGAGCACATCACAGCAGTATTAACAGGTTTACGTAACCAGTATACTACCAGCTACGACCATGATCAGCTAGAAGTGTTTGGTGCCGGAAAAGAAAACGACGCACAGTTCTGGAGCTCGGTGCTGCGCCAAATTCTTCTGTCGGAGTTCCTCGAGAAAGATATC contains these protein-coding regions:
- the recQ gene encoding DNA helicase RecQ → MSLKEINLKNKLKEVFGYNQFRGNQELIINNIINGKNTFVIMPTGAGKSLCYQLPALSLPGTAIVISPLIALMKNQVDQLNAFGVNAHFLNSTLSKAEINKVKKETLAGEVKLLYVAPESLTKEETVEFLRNSNISFVAIDEAHCISEWGHDFRPEYRRIRGIIDQIGNLPIIALTATATPKVQIDIQRNLQMDEASVFKSSFNRTNLYYEVRPKHNTKKQLIQYVKKNKGKSGIVYCLSRKKVEEIAELLRVNDVRALPYHAGLDASVRMANQDAFLNEEADVIVATIAFGMGIDKPDVRFVIHYDTPKSIEGYYQETGRAGRDGLEGNCIMFYSYDDIIKLEKFNKDKPVTERDNSKLLLQEMAAYADSAVCRRKQLLHYFGEAYEKDCGFCDNCLHPKERFEGQAEVQLALKAVQQTGERFGIEHITAVLTGLRNQYTTSYDHDQLEVFGAGKENDAQFWSSVLRQILLSEFLEKDIENFGVVRLTQKGLDFIQHPHSFQLSKDHDYEQEVKQDEEKEETQAAAGHDEVLFDLLKNLRKKLAKEKGLPPYVLFQDPSLKEMATVYPTTKEDLAHIAGVGMGKVQKFGKPFLDLIQKYVDENDIVTAADVVVKTTVNKSKIKIYIIQQIDKKVDLEEIAASKDLTMQELIEEIEHICYSGTKLNLNYYINNILDEERQDEIYDYFMQASTDNIAVALKELGTDDYTEEDLRLMRIKFLSEYAN
- a CDS encoding mannose-1-phosphate guanylyltransferase, translating into MDNNTYVIIMAGGIGSRFWPFSRTNFPKQFHDVLGIGESMLQMTMKRFRDICPVENVFVVTNKDYEGLVKEQLPQLSDNQILLEPVGRNTAPCIAYASYKIAQLNPNANLVVSPADHVVLKEEAFTRVVTEGLKAASQSDVLITLGITPSRPDTGYGYIQFIDDDSSPIKKVKTFTEKPNLELAKMFLDSGDFVWNSGIFIWNVKSILSAFRQHLPEISEIFEDSSAAYNNPQEQNFITNAYSQCRNVSIDYGIMEKVDNVFVVLSDIGWSDLGTWNSLYTIGEKNEEGNVIDGDTILYDTKNCIIKTPKERLVVVQGLDDYIVAEYDNVLMICKKSEEQKVKEFMSDAKAKKGAGYI
- a CDS encoding SIS domain-containing protein gives rise to the protein MNLLNNITKTAKKVLEAEAEAVGRLADLIDESFENCVKAILAIKGRVVVTGIGKSANIASKIVATLNSTGTPALFMHAADAIHGDLGMIQPEDFVICISKSGNTPEIKVLVPLLKRKGSKLAAMVSSTDSYLARCADFLLNASVEREACPHNLAPTTSTTAALALGDALAVALLEARGFSSADFAVLHPGGSLGKRLYLKVEDIYGQNEAPRVNETASVKEAIIEISSKRLGATAVVKEGSGELIGIITDGDVRRMLNNHDSIGGIRAVDIMTVSPLTIEPDQYAAEAMAIMQEKNITQLVVTKSGKFEGFVHLHDLLKEGLV
- the rlmB gene encoding 23S rRNA (guanosine(2251)-2'-O)-methyltransferase RlmB translates to MESRSNRHLSGGNRYGGRPRQPKEDKIEMIFGLRPIIEAMLAGKVLEKIFLQKGARNANIDELTDLAKKADVPVATVPVEKLNNLTRKNHQGAVAFISAITYYPLEEIVTSLFEKGKNPLLLILDRITDVRNFGSIARNAECLGVDAIVIPSRGGAQVNADAIKTSAGALHLVPVCREPNLKQTLDYLRDSGIQLVACTEKTEEHLTNTTVDMVGPTAIIMGSEEDGISPEYLKRADARLRIPLVGQIGSLNVSVATGIILYEAMSQRLRENGYANLNRFEPL